The following proteins are co-located in the Myroides profundi genome:
- the fic gene encoding protein adenylyltransferase Fic, whose product MDKVSIRFFDDREVRAIWNEDNNKWWFSVLDIIAVLTDQDDYTKTRNYWKYLKAKLKKENSQLVSVTTQLKLIAADGKKYKTDVLDYQGIIDLGKTFPGTKANRFIEWFTYSDETIDGKSKTKAYALFESSFIDNIEIGTVKGLQQIHGYLFGGLYDFAGQIRQKNISKGGFQFAMASFLPNTLQQIEAMSSDTFDEIVSKYVEMNIAHPFMEGNGRSTRIWLDLILKKELKRCVDWSKIAKNDYHLAMIQSVRDCQMLKGLLKEALTEEIHSREMFMKGIDYSYYYEENE is encoded by the coding sequence ATGGATAAAGTTTCAATACGTTTTTTTGATGATCGTGAAGTACGTGCGATATGGAACGAAGATAACAATAAGTGGTGGTTTTCAGTTCTGGATATAATTGCGGTGCTAACTGATCAAGATGATTATACTAAAACGCGTAACTATTGGAAGTATCTTAAAGCTAAACTAAAGAAAGAGAATAGTCAGTTGGTTAGTGTTACTACCCAACTGAAATTAATAGCTGCGGATGGTAAAAAATATAAAACTGATGTGCTTGATTATCAAGGTATAATTGATTTAGGTAAAACTTTTCCAGGTACTAAAGCTAATCGTTTTATAGAGTGGTTTACGTATAGTGATGAAACTATTGATGGGAAGAGTAAGACTAAAGCTTATGCTTTATTTGAAAGTTCTTTTATAGATAATATAGAAATAGGTACTGTAAAAGGGTTACAACAGATACACGGTTATCTCTTTGGAGGATTGTATGATTTTGCAGGACAGATAAGACAGAAGAATATTTCTAAAGGAGGGTTTCAGTTTGCTATGGCTTCATTTCTTCCTAATACTCTTCAACAGATAGAAGCTATGTCTTCAGACACATTTGATGAGATAGTTAGCAAGTATGTTGAAATGAACATTGCACATCCATTTATGGAAGGGAATGGAAGAAGTACAAGGATATGGCTAGACCTTATTCTAAAAAAAGAATTAAAAAGATGTGTAGATTGGAGTAAAATAGCTAAGAACGACTATCATTTAGCGATGATACAAAGTGTAAGAGATTGTCAAATGTTGAAAGGTTTATTAAAAGAAGCTTTGACAGAAGAAATACACAGTAGAGAAATGTTTATGAAAGGAATAGATTACTCTTATTATTATGAAGAAAATGAGTAG
- a CDS encoding DUF4303 domain-containing protein — protein MNIDFNALAVEIEAATRKAFQEMVAAHGSEDIYSFALYSDEGAMTVCPSTNTQVYLETKPKQDYVYYKYEPAEWCYEGDGADEDFSAICNTLYNALEGDFWTEDGEFKEEEYEEIGDEEFEVFQQTLYQTCIAVLVKLKQEDFFKQIVGKDIFLMFSVTDYEYDRQALEEMIITLNNNPYQQEYLDWMKTWRK, from the coding sequence ATGAATATAGATTTTAATGCATTAGCAGTTGAGATAGAAGCAGCTACCCGTAAAGCTTTTCAAGAAATGGTAGCAGCTCATGGGAGTGAAGATATTTACAGTTTTGCACTATATAGTGATGAAGGAGCCATGACGGTTTGTCCTTCTACGAATACACAAGTGTACTTAGAGACTAAACCGAAGCAAGATTATGTGTACTATAAGTATGAACCTGCTGAGTGGTGCTATGAAGGGGATGGAGCAGATGAAGACTTCTCTGCTATCTGTAATACACTTTACAATGCTCTTGAAGGAGACTTCTGGACAGAAGATGGAGAGTTTAAAGAAGAAGAATATGAAGAAATAGGTGATGAAGAGTTTGAAGTATTTCAACAGACGTTGTATCAGACTTGTATTGCTGTTTTGGTCAAATTAAAACAAGAAGACTTCTTTAAGCAGATAGTTGGAAAAGACATCTTTCTGATGTTCTCTGTAACAGATTATGAGTATGATCGTCAAGCATTAGAGGAGATGATCATTACTTTAAATAACAATCCTTATCAACAGGAATACTTGGATTGGATGAAAACTTGGCGCAAATAG
- a CDS encoding ATP-binding protein: MSVIPNILYFLKKSLYTLSHLKLSMKRVSLLTLVLLATAIEPMLAQSLESWEQKYKAEASTGTVQNTVVVSYISALYANKQYDKAEQVFTQNLNTALKKGDYNSVSILYCIEAVNRRIRENNSGAVKSLELAKQYSLKLNDTETKGYVAYCEGWLYSRDGKQDKAVHSIISAIKLYEAASSSPTLNKRKAFANSELGVIYGQLGEKELHEKYTKTALKYALSQSDPQVKFTTFMQMGNLYNRLYESHSSDINYRDLAERYFLQSIDIFNQNKDVMYNLSDLSFANNNLASLYLYSFPDSYRAKALEYAKKANQIALKIDQADHIASSYGIISTIHLANGDSDAAILYLLEAQQAIQKSSIVDHNIELNIYESLVEIYVEQGNYKEAFYYQQEYLALFKKLYNQDKLQIVKKLEAEFDKERQQQKLIKLQFQSDQNTQKIQLMSALAQQREQLLSNLKLTEENQRSRLKFSELEAQKNAQQLRLSQLETEQKNKDLLTYKSIVAYKDKLNTFYVASMIFFILVVFLLLYAYRQRLKTMKQRDTLHNLAIEQEKQNSKISTLTALLEGQEQERGRLARDLHDGLGGLLSGTKLHLTQLNDKVEGQAKQGLDKSINQIDAAVTELRKVAHNLMPDLLVNYGLKEALDEFGIRMSNDTLDIHIEFLSYTNSLSQDQQLLVYRIIQELVNNAIKHAAASQIIIQLVEEEHEIIVTVEDDGRGFDINKLDLKKSAGFHNIQSRIQFMKGTLAVHSEENIGTSVEFKFPKK; the protein is encoded by the coding sequence TTGAGCGTAATACCTAATATCTTGTATTTTTTGAAGAAATCTTTATATACCTTATCGCATTTAAAGTTGAGCATGAAGAGAGTTTCTCTTTTGACACTTGTGTTATTGGCTACTGCCATAGAGCCCATGCTTGCTCAATCTTTAGAAAGTTGGGAACAAAAGTATAAAGCAGAAGCAAGTACTGGTACAGTTCAGAATACTGTGGTAGTGTCTTATATTTCTGCTCTTTATGCGAATAAACAATATGATAAAGCTGAGCAGGTATTCACCCAGAATCTCAATACAGCCTTAAAAAAAGGAGATTATAATAGTGTAAGTATATTATATTGTATAGAAGCTGTAAATAGACGTATTAGAGAGAATAATTCGGGTGCAGTAAAAAGCCTTGAATTAGCCAAACAGTATAGCCTAAAGCTAAACGATACCGAGACTAAGGGCTATGTTGCTTATTGTGAGGGATGGTTATACAGTAGAGATGGCAAGCAGGATAAGGCTGTACACAGTATTATATCAGCTATTAAGCTTTATGAAGCTGCTAGTAGTTCGCCAACATTGAATAAGAGAAAAGCATTTGCTAATAGTGAGTTAGGTGTTATTTATGGACAGTTAGGAGAGAAAGAGTTACACGAGAAATATACTAAAACAGCACTTAAATATGCGTTATCACAGTCAGATCCTCAAGTAAAGTTTACAACCTTTATGCAAATGGGGAATCTGTATAATCGTCTATATGAGAGTCATTCTTCAGATATTAATTATAGAGATTTAGCGGAGCGATATTTTTTGCAATCGATAGACATCTTTAATCAGAATAAGGACGTGATGTATAACTTATCCGATTTATCTTTTGCCAATAATAATTTAGCGAGTTTATACCTATATTCTTTCCCAGATAGTTACCGTGCGAAAGCTTTAGAATACGCTAAAAAAGCTAATCAGATCGCTCTGAAAATAGACCAAGCAGATCATATAGCTTCCTCGTATGGTATTATTTCTACTATCCATTTGGCTAATGGTGATAGTGATGCGGCTATATTATACTTATTAGAAGCACAACAGGCTATCCAAAAGTCAAGTATTGTTGATCACAATATAGAATTGAATATTTACGAATCCTTAGTAGAGATTTATGTAGAACAAGGGAATTATAAAGAAGCTTTTTACTATCAACAAGAGTATTTAGCTCTATTCAAAAAGCTTTATAACCAAGATAAACTACAAATTGTAAAGAAATTAGAAGCTGAGTTTGATAAAGAAAGACAACAACAGAAGCTGATCAAACTTCAGTTTCAATCGGATCAAAACACACAAAAGATTCAACTAATGAGCGCTTTAGCTCAGCAAAGAGAACAACTGTTGAGCAATCTAAAATTGACAGAAGAGAATCAACGTAGCAGATTAAAGTTCTCCGAGCTTGAAGCACAGAAGAATGCACAGCAATTACGTCTATCACAGTTAGAAACAGAACAGAAGAATAAGGACTTATTGACTTATAAGAGTATTGTGGCTTATAAGGATAAACTCAATACCTTCTACGTTGCTTCTATGATATTTTTTATCTTAGTCGTGTTCCTATTGTTATATGCCTATAGACAACGTTTAAAGACAATGAAACAGAGAGATACGCTACATAACTTAGCCATAGAACAAGAAAAACAAAACTCAAAAATATCTACTTTAACAGCTCTGTTAGAAGGACAAGAACAGGAGAGAGGGCGTTTGGCTCGTGATTTACACGATGGTTTAGGTGGTCTGTTATCAGGTACCAAATTACATCTTACACAGTTAAATGATAAAGTAGAAGGTCAGGCTAAGCAGGGATTAGATAAATCCATTAATCAGATAGATGCGGCAGTCACAGAACTTCGTAAGGTAGCACATAATTTAATGCCTGATTTATTGGTTAATTATGGTTTAAAAGAAGCTTTAGACGAGTTTGGAATTCGTATGTCTAATGATACTTTAGATATTCATATCGAATTTTTGAGCTATACGAATTCTCTATCGCAAGATCAACAATTGTTAGTCTATCGCATTATACAGGAGTTAGTAAACAACGCTATAAAGCACGCTGCTGCCTCTCAGATTATTATTCAGTTGGTAGAAGAAGAACACGAGATTATTGTCACAGTAGAAGATGATGGAAGAGGTTTTGATATTAATAAATTAGACTTAAAGAAGTCAGCAGGCTTTCACAATATACAATCGCGTATACAGTTTATGAAAGGGACACTAGCTGTACACTCTGAAGAAAATATAGGAACAAGTGTGGAATTTAAATTTCCTAAAAAGTAA
- a CDS encoding response regulator transcription factor: MIKVAITDDHPLLLEGLKNILGYQSEIEVVACFSDKESMMQGLLTIDTDIILLDINLADINTLELIKPLRQKFPQLEIIMLSVHNEYAVINSSLAEGAKGYIQKNASVEEIISGIKTVFAGEKYLCSQSKIVLDKKEEVGLKQIPKLTRREKEILIEAASGLTTNQIAEKLFISHHTVESHRKNLIEKFQTSNLSTAIKMAIEYNLIQK; this comes from the coding sequence ATGATAAAAGTTGCCATTACAGACGATCATCCTTTGTTATTAGAAGGATTAAAAAATATATTAGGGTATCAATCAGAAATAGAAGTAGTTGCTTGTTTTTCGGATAAAGAAAGCATGATGCAAGGGCTCTTAACTATAGACACGGATATTATACTATTAGATATCAATTTAGCAGATATCAATACCTTAGAATTAATTAAACCACTTAGACAGAAATTTCCACAGTTAGAGATTATCATGTTGAGTGTACACAATGAATATGCTGTTATCAATAGTAGCTTAGCGGAAGGAGCGAAGGGGTATATTCAAAAGAATGCTTCAGTAGAAGAGATTATCTCAGGAATCAAGACTGTATTTGCAGGAGAAAAATACCTTTGTTCACAGTCTAAAATAGTCTTGGACAAAAAAGAGGAAGTAGGCTTAAAGCAAATCCCAAAATTGACTCGTCGTGAGAAAGAGATCTTAATAGAGGCAGCTTCAGGTCTAACCACAAACCAGATAGCAGAGAAACTGTTTATCAGCCATCATACAGTAGAGAGTCACCGCAAAAACTTAATCGAGAAGTTCCAAACTTCTAATCTGAGTACTGCTATTAAAATGGCAATAGAGTATAACCTGATACAGAAATAG
- a CDS encoding serine hydrolase domain-containing protein yields MRLTILSFFSIFSTMTFGQDKIAESVHREYEAGHFNGSILYIDKNDSIKINKGYANFQFQVKINNDTRFPIASMTKLFTTVCILQLQEKGLIHLEDKVGKYIQELPVGCQDILIKELLLHQSGLKNEPIKAVVNPYTLDEYISNFVKIADKDRSEFNYNNVDYVLLSKVIENSTKKPFSVAIEDLILKPLSLVNSGFVKEEEVISDLAYGYHNYSFGEGKKEMPLYNDRRFISNYYGAGGMYSTIDDLYKFVIALRDNKLINQASTSKYLLTAQTNDNIDWLLGKPTYGFFFNEAKGFYRRGGSIDGFNTEMIIDKNFNKVMIILCNTDTADLPLLATKLFTL; encoded by the coding sequence ATGAGATTAACAATTCTTTCTTTTTTCTCCATTTTTTCTACGATGACCTTTGGTCAGGATAAGATTGCTGAGTCCGTTCATAGAGAGTATGAAGCAGGGCATTTTAATGGTTCTATACTCTATATTGATAAAAATGATTCTATTAAGATAAATAAAGGCTACGCGAATTTTCAGTTTCAGGTAAAAATAAATAATGATACACGCTTTCCTATAGCTTCAATGACGAAGTTGTTTACTACTGTATGTATATTACAATTACAGGAAAAAGGATTAATTCATTTAGAAGATAAAGTAGGAAAGTATATACAAGAACTTCCTGTGGGCTGTCAGGATATCTTAATTAAAGAATTGCTTCTTCACCAATCAGGTTTGAAAAATGAACCAATAAAAGCAGTAGTAAATCCTTATACGTTAGATGAATATATAAGTAACTTTGTAAAAATAGCAGATAAGGATAGGAGCGAATTTAATTATAATAATGTAGATTATGTACTCTTGTCTAAAGTTATCGAAAACAGTACAAAGAAACCTTTTTCAGTAGCTATAGAAGATTTGATTTTAAAACCCTTAAGTTTAGTAAATTCTGGATTTGTAAAAGAAGAAGAAGTGATATCAGACCTTGCTTATGGTTATCATAATTACTCATTTGGAGAAGGGAAGAAAGAAATGCCTTTGTACAATGATAGGAGATTTATCTCCAACTACTATGGTGCAGGAGGTATGTATTCTACTATAGATGATTTGTATAAGTTTGTTATTGCATTAAGAGATAATAAACTCATTAATCAAGCATCTACATCAAAGTATTTACTCACTGCTCAAACGAATGATAATATCGATTGGCTTCTAGGTAAACCTACTTATGGTTTCTTCTTTAATGAAGCCAAAGGGTTTTACAGAAGGGGAGGAAGTATTGATGGTTTTAACACAGAAATGATTATTGATAAGAACTTTAATAAGGTCATGATTATTCTATGTAATACTGATACAGCAGATCTACCTCTATTAGCTACTAAGTTATTTACGTTATAA
- a CDS encoding HD domain-containing protein — protein MSTTLKQTYLSLLSKYSSNQILIQELWEEVESSYSSIERCYHTLIHLENILEQLIEVKDQINNWDAVLFTLFYHDIVYDALKGDNEERSANIALKQMSRVGIKEEICEIVTKQIIATKSHVLTEDRDTNYFLDADLSILGQSFDLYIAYFKEVRKEYSIYPDDVYNPGRLKVLKHIILMDKIFKTEYFYNKLEVQARANIIKELELLS, from the coding sequence ATGTCAACAACTTTAAAACAGACTTATCTATCTCTATTGAGTAAATATTCTTCTAACCAAATACTTATCCAAGAATTATGGGAAGAAGTAGAGAGTAGTTACTCAAGTATAGAAAGATGCTATCATACACTAATACATTTAGAGAATATTTTAGAACAATTAATAGAAGTTAAAGACCAGATTAATAATTGGGACGCTGTGTTATTTACTCTTTTTTATCACGATATAGTATATGATGCTTTAAAAGGAGATAATGAAGAACGAAGTGCTAATATAGCATTAAAGCAAATGAGTAGAGTAGGGATAAAAGAAGAAATATGTGAAATAGTTACAAAGCAAATTATTGCAACAAAGTCACATGTATTGACAGAAGATAGGGATACAAACTATTTCTTGGATGCAGACTTATCTATACTAGGACAGTCTTTTGACCTATATATAGCCTATTTTAAAGAGGTAAGAAAGGAGTACTCTATTTATCCTGATGATGTTTATAATCCTGGTAGATTGAAGGTTTTAAAACATATTATTTTGATGGATAAAATATTTAAGACAGAATACTTCTATAATAAGCTTGAGGTGCAAGCTAGAGCTAATATTATTAAAGAGCTAGAGTTATTATCATAA
- a CDS encoding S9 family peptidase encodes MKNKSVLFFLLAGNIMFAQRNFDMTEATLGQGRQFATERILQPSWKNDNTLSFVTKNRDSLLIKSQANKWESQTALTAKQLEEIINNTVKGITFNLRIIPTNLTWLNDNEIEFYTNDSANKLKYYFKVNLADKKVVNSFKFDLNGSQQIISRNGDHIAWLQDNNIVVTTNKGGDIKVTNDPALDIINGSSDTHRNEFGINKGMWWSPKQDQLLYYRKDQSMVTSYPIIQWSERVAEVKNIKYPMAGMANEQVSLVIYDVYTGKKVTLQTGDADQFLTMVTWDPSGNYVYVGVLNREQNHLKVNQYNAATGAFEKTLFEEKSKTYTEPSNSLVFVPGAPDQFLYFSEADGYRQLFLYDTNGKLIKKLGHENVIVNEFLGFDEDAKNLYYIGVTNQGLDRQLFKTNLKKGKTEQITTLSGTHSVVLNKSKSLFLDQFNNLETPNKVTIVNADSKKEQQVLESKNPFDGVVTMPKTEIKTITAADGKTPLNARIIYPTNFDANKQYPVMVYVYGGPHAQLVTNTWLGGANLFFNYMAQHGYIVFTVDSRGSFNRGRDFEQVIHRQLGQAEMADQMKGVDYLKSLPYVNQDKIGVYGWSFGGFMTTTLSVNHPEVFKVGVAGGPVMDWKMYEIMYGERYMDMPSENPDGYEKTSLLNKADKINNKLLIIHGAQDPVVVQQHSMEFIEAAIKAKKQVDYFLYPSHEHNVMGVDRVHLNDKIAQYFFDYLEKPNTK; translated from the coding sequence ATGAAGAACAAATCAGTATTATTCTTTTTGCTAGCTGGAAACATCATGTTTGCACAACGCAACTTTGATATGACAGAGGCTACACTAGGACAAGGTAGACAGTTTGCTACAGAAAGAATCCTTCAACCATCTTGGAAGAATGACAATACCCTGAGTTTTGTAACTAAAAATAGAGATAGTCTTTTAATAAAGAGTCAAGCTAACAAATGGGAATCTCAAACAGCTCTTACTGCTAAACAATTAGAAGAAATAATCAATAATACAGTTAAAGGGATTACATTTAACCTTAGAATTATCCCGACTAACTTAACTTGGTTAAATGACAATGAAATAGAGTTTTATACAAACGACTCAGCTAATAAATTAAAGTATTACTTTAAGGTTAATCTCGCTGATAAAAAGGTAGTGAATTCATTTAAATTTGATCTTAATGGTAGCCAACAAATCATCTCCCGAAATGGAGATCATATCGCTTGGTTACAAGATAATAATATTGTGGTAACTACTAATAAAGGTGGTGATATTAAAGTGACTAATGATCCTGCTCTAGATATCATTAACGGAAGTAGTGATACTCACCGTAATGAGTTTGGTATTAATAAAGGAATGTGGTGGAGTCCAAAACAAGACCAACTTTTATACTATAGAAAAGATCAAAGTATGGTGACTTCATACCCTATCATTCAATGGAGTGAGCGTGTAGCTGAAGTAAAAAACATCAAATATCCTATGGCTGGTATGGCTAATGAACAAGTATCATTAGTAATCTATGACGTATATACTGGTAAAAAGGTAACTCTACAAACAGGTGACGCTGACCAATTCTTAACCATGGTTACTTGGGATCCGTCTGGAAACTATGTTTATGTAGGAGTTCTTAATAGAGAACAAAATCACTTAAAAGTAAATCAATACAACGCTGCTACAGGTGCCTTTGAAAAAACGTTATTCGAAGAGAAATCTAAAACGTATACAGAGCCTTCTAATAGCCTAGTATTTGTACCTGGTGCGCCGGATCAATTCTTATACTTCTCTGAAGCAGATGGGTATAGACAATTATTCTTATATGATACAAATGGCAAGTTAATCAAGAAATTAGGGCATGAAAATGTGATAGTAAATGAATTCTTAGGTTTCGATGAAGACGCTAAAAATCTTTACTATATAGGAGTTACAAATCAAGGATTAGATAGACAGTTATTCAAAACAAACCTTAAAAAAGGTAAAACAGAACAGATTACTACGTTATCAGGAACGCATAGTGTTGTATTAAATAAGAGTAAGTCATTGTTCTTAGATCAGTTTAACAACTTAGAGACTCCTAATAAGGTTACTATTGTCAATGCTGATTCTAAAAAAGAGCAACAAGTATTAGAGTCTAAAAATCCTTTTGATGGTGTTGTGACAATGCCTAAGACAGAGATTAAGACAATTACAGCTGCAGATGGAAAAACTCCTTTAAATGCACGTATCATCTACCCTACTAACTTTGATGCGAACAAACAATACCCAGTGATGGTATACGTATATGGAGGTCCTCATGCACAGTTAGTAACGAACACATGGTTAGGTGGAGCGAACCTATTCTTTAACTATATGGCACAGCATGGATACATCGTATTTACAGTAGATAGTAGAGGTAGTTTTAATAGAGGACGTGACTTCGAACAAGTAATCCACAGACAATTAGGTCAAGCTGAGATGGCAGATCAAATGAAAGGGGTAGATTATTTAAAATCACTTCCTTATGTAAACCAAGATAAAATAGGTGTATATGGATGGAGTTTTGGAGGGTTTATGACTACAACTTTATCTGTTAACCACCCAGAAGTATTTAAAGTAGGTGTAGCAGGCGGCCCTGTAATGGATTGGAAAATGTACGAAATCATGTATGGAGAACGCTATATGGATATGCCTAGCGAAAATCCTGATGGATACGAAAAAACAAGCTTACTTAACAAAGCAGATAAAATAAACAACAAGCTTTTAATTATTCATGGAGCTCAAGACCCTGTAGTGGTTCAGCAGCATTCTATGGAGTTTATAGAAGCTGCTATTAAAGCAAAAAAACAAGTAGATTACTTCTTATACCCTTCTCATGAACACAATGTTATGGGAGTAGATAGAGTTCACTTAAATGACAAGATAGCACAGTATTTCTTCGATTACCTAGAGAAACCAAATACAAAATAG
- a CDS encoding SDR family oxidoreductase yields MQKVVYITGGTKGIGKGIAQALLEQGYKVAISGRNIDTVNEAISELGHTDNVLAIQSDVRKYEDEEKAVEHIVQKFGKLDIVIANAGVGIFSSIEDMSLEDWNTMIDTNLTGVFHTLKASVKQLKQNKGYYISIASLAGINFFANGSGYNASKFGVVGFTQAAMLDLRNADVKVTTILPGSVTSNFNNHQPSDADHWKIQPEDMGQLVVDILAMNPRVLPSKIEVRPTKTS; encoded by the coding sequence ATGCAAAAAGTAGTGTACATCACAGGAGGTACTAAAGGTATAGGAAAAGGAATAGCTCAAGCCCTTTTAGAACAAGGATATAAAGTAGCAATATCTGGTAGAAATATAGATACAGTAAATGAAGCCATCAGTGAGTTAGGCCATACAGATAATGTATTAGCGATTCAGTCTGATGTGAGAAAGTACGAAGATGAAGAAAAGGCTGTGGAACATATCGTTCAGAAATTCGGAAAATTAGATATTGTAATTGCCAATGCGGGAGTAGGTATCTTCTCATCTATAGAAGATATGAGTCTAGAGGATTGGAATACGATGATAGATACGAATCTAACAGGGGTATTTCACACATTAAAAGCATCTGTAAAGCAATTAAAACAGAATAAGGGATACTATATCAGTATTGCGAGCTTAGCAGGGATCAACTTCTTCGCTAATGGAAGTGGTTATAATGCTAGTAAGTTTGGTGTAGTAGGTTTTACTCAAGCAGCCATGTTAGATCTTAGAAATGCAGATGTAAAGGTGACAACAATCTTACCTGGTTCTGTGACTTCTAATTTTAATAACCACCAGCCGTCTGATGCAGATCATTGGAAAATACAACCAGAAGATATGGGGCAGTTGGTAGTAGACATCTTAGCGATGAATCCTCGTGTACTTCCTAGTAAAATAGAAGTAAGACCTACTAAGACAAGTTAA
- a CDS encoding DoxX family protein — MNADFGKFLLRLGVGGLMIFHGIHKLIHGHDFIINQLKAHNLPELLWIGVPIGEIVAPIFLLVGFATRISASIVAFTMFMSLFLVKGMGSFGLDPSTGGLNAELNLLYLLAALAIAFIGPGTIRFYKGKKGIWV, encoded by the coding sequence ATGAATGCAGATTTTGGAAAATTCCTATTGAGATTAGGTGTTGGAGGACTAATGATCTTCCACGGGATCCATAAATTAATACATGGACATGATTTTATTATAAACCAATTGAAAGCACATAATCTACCAGAGCTGCTATGGATAGGAGTTCCTATTGGAGAGATAGTGGCACCTATATTTTTACTTGTAGGGTTTGCTACACGTATTTCAGCTTCTATTGTTGCGTTTACGATGTTTATGTCTCTATTTCTAGTAAAGGGAATGGGAAGCTTTGGGTTAGATCCTAGTACTGGAGGGTTAAATGCTGAACTGAACTTATTATATCTATTAGCAGCTTTAGCTATAGCCTTTATAGGTCCTGGAACTATTCGCTTTTATAAAGGGAAAAAAGGGATATGGGTATAG
- a CDS encoding class I SAM-dependent methyltransferase, which yields MNCTLCYTPLSTKVDEEYYICHTCNAYLKDEMLYFDQDKEKSHYECHNNDVNDIGYQHFTAPVTNTVLAHCTPDMLGLDYGCGKGPVITKQLVEQGYTVDLYDPFFHPDLTYLDKVYDYIFSCEVFEHFYTPYKEIDKLTKILKQGGLLIIKTHLFTEQANFKNWYYRKDQTHVFIYTFKTIEYIAKQFDYQIETLTEKLVVLRKK from the coding sequence ATGAATTGTACGCTGTGTTATACACCTTTAAGCACTAAGGTAGATGAAGAGTATTATATCTGCCATACGTGTAATGCATACCTAAAGGATGAGATGCTTTACTTTGATCAAGACAAAGAAAAAAGCCACTATGAATGTCATAATAATGATGTGAATGATATCGGTTATCAACATTTTACAGCTCCTGTAACGAATACTGTATTAGCACATTGTACACCAGATATGCTAGGTCTAGATTATGGATGTGGAAAAGGCCCTGTAATTACAAAACAACTAGTAGAACAAGGTTATACTGTCGATCTTTATGATCCTTTCTTTCATCCAGACCTTACTTATCTAGATAAAGTATATGATTATATCTTTAGCTGTGAAGTATTTGAGCATTTTTATACCCCTTATAAAGAAATTGATAAACTAACGAAGATTTTAAAACAAGGAGGCTTGCTCATCATTAAAACACATTTGTTTACAGAACAAGCTAATTTTAAAAATTGGTATTATAGAAAAGATCAAACCCATGTTTTTATTTATACCTTCAAAACTATTGAATATATAGCAAAACAGTTTGATTATCAAATCGAGACGCTTACAGAGAAGTTAGTTGTCTTGCGAAAAAAATAA
- a CDS encoding GNAT family N-acetyltransferase produces MAKNNNTHWIPYPTVLEGTTVNLIPLEKEHLEELYQASADKELWRLVPTDCSDRDTFYDNYQNALAAREKGIQYPFVIIDKRTQKIIGSTRFFEIYEADKKLEIGWTWITQEYWGSVVNLECKLLLLTYCFEVLKTNRVQLKTKDTNIRSRKAIEKIGGVFEGILRKDKIQNDGTTRSAAYYSILDDEWEKAKEKIQFLINNRI; encoded by the coding sequence ATGGCTAAAAATAACAACACACACTGGATTCCATATCCAACAGTATTAGAAGGGACAACAGTAAATCTTATCCCTTTAGAGAAAGAGCATTTAGAAGAGCTATATCAGGCTAGTGCGGATAAAGAGCTTTGGAGATTAGTGCCTACAGATTGTTCTGATAGAGATACTTTTTATGATAACTATCAAAATGCTTTAGCTGCAAGAGAAAAAGGAATACAATATCCATTCGTTATTATTGATAAAAGAACACAGAAGATTATAGGTTCTACACGATTCTTTGAAATATATGAAGCAGACAAGAAATTAGAAATTGGATGGACTTGGATAACACAAGAATACTGGGGGAGTGTAGTGAATCTGGAATGTAAATTACTACTCTTGACTTATTGCTTTGAAGTACTAAAAACAAATCGTGTACAACTGAAAACAAAAGACACTAATATTCGCTCTAGAAAAGCCATAGAGAAGATAGGAGGAGTCTTTGAAGGTATTCTAAGAAAGGATAAAATACAGAATGATGGAACAACTAGGAGTGCTGCTTACTATAGTATATTAGACGACGAATGGGAAAAAGCTAAAGAAAAGATACAATTTTTAATTAATAACAGAATTTAG